The genomic DNA AAATCGACGGCGAGATCGCCGATGACATCAACCGCAGCGTCATTCAGGAACAGGTAGAGATGGGCGTCGCCGTGCGTATGGCCTGTATGGACCTGCTGGCGCGCAACCTTCGTGCCGAACGCGGCGCGCGTGCCGCCGGGGTGATGGTATGATATATCCCGGGGATGGAGGTTCTGGTGCCTGAACTGCCACGCGATAGGGTGATGGGGGAGGCGATGTCCCCCCTGCGTGAGGGAGAGGCGATCCTTGCGGAATGGCCTGCCGATAAGGAACGCTATTGGCGCAGCCATGCGATCATGGCGGTGCTGGGCGGGGCTTTGGGCGGTGTGGTGTTGCTGGCGATTGGCAATCCGACGCCCTGGGTCGGCCCTGTGGCGGCGGTTCTTGCGATGGGCGTGCGCGCTTGGTATCTTGCGTCCGAGGCATTGGCAGGCCGTTGGCGGCTGACCACCCAACGTTTGCAAGGGCCCGGCGGGCGGCAGGTCTCATTGGGGCAGATCACCACCGTGCGGCCATTCTTTGGTGATGTGCAGGTGATCTCCCAGGCGGGCGACAAACATTTGATGAAATATCTGGCCGATGGGGCGGGCGTGGCCGCGGCCATCCAATCTGCCAAAGCGGGGTTTAATCCATGACTGTCTTTCTTGAAAACGCCCGCATTATTAATCCAGAGACGCTGGAGGAAAGCTCGGGAAACCTGATCCTTCATGAGGGGTTGATCGCGGCTATAGGCGCTGCCAGTGCCCCCAAAGGCGCGCAGATAATTGATTGTGCAGGAAAATGCGTGGCCCCCGGTATCGTCGATCTTGGCGTGAAAATCGGTGAGCCGGGTGAGCGGCACCGCGAGAGCTTCCGCTCGGCAGGGCTTGCGGCGGCGGCGGGCGGCGTGACCACGATCATCGCGCGCCCCGATACCAGCCCCGCGATTGACACGCCTGAGGTGCTGGAATTCGTGACCCGCCGCGCGGCTGAGGCACCCGTGCGCATCCATCACATGGCCGCGCTGACCAAATCCCGCAAGGGGCATGAGATGGTTGAGATCGGCTTTATGCTTGATGCCGGTGCGCTGGCTTTTACCGATTGCGATCATGTGGTGACGGATACCAAGGTGCTGGGTCGCGCGCTCAGCTATGCGCGCAGTCTTGGCGCGTTGGTGATCGGCCATCCCCAAGATCCGGGCCTGTCCAAAGGGGCGGCGGTGACCAGTGGCAAGTTCGCCTCGCTTTTGGGCCTGCCGGGGGTGCACCCTATGGCGGAACGCATCGGGCTGGACCGTGATCTTGGCATGGTGGAGATGACGGGCGTGCGCTATCACGCCGATCAGATCACCTGTGCGCGGTCGCTGCCACCGCTGGAACGCGCCAAGGCCAACGGGCTGGATGTGACGGCAGGGGTTTCTATCCACCATCTGACATTGAATGATCTGGACGTGGGCGATTACCGCAGCTTTTTCAAACTGACCCCACCCCTGCGCCCCGAAGAGGACCGGATGGCGGTGGTGGAGGCGGTTGCCTCGGGCTTGATCGACATCATCTGTTCCATGCATTCCCCGCAGGATGAAGAAAGCAAACGCCTGCCGTTTGAGGATGCAGCCCCCGGCGCCGTGGCCTTGCAGACCTTTTTGCCTGCGGCGATGCGGCTTTATCATGCCGGTGCGATGGACCTGCCGATGCTGTTCCGGGCGATGTCCCTGAACCCGGCCAAACGGCTTGGCTTGCCACAAGGCCGGATGGCCGAGGGCGCGCCTGCGGATCTGGTGCTCTTTGATCCCGATGCGCCCTTTATGCTGGACCGCAGCAAGCTTTTGTCAAAATCCAAGAACACCCCCTTTGACGGGCAACGGATGGAGGGGCGGGTGATCGCCACTTTCGTTGCAGGCCGTCAGGTGTTTGGCCAAGAAGGGATGAACAATGCCTGATATTACAACCGCGCCGCTTATGCTGCTGTTGGTGGCTGTGCTTGGCTATCTGCTGGGGTCGGTGCCCTTTGGGCTGGTGATCACCCGAGCGCTGGGCCTTGGGGATTTGCGTAGCATCGGATCGGGCAATATCGGTGCCACCAATGTGCTGCGCACCGGCAATAAAGGCGCGGCACTGGCCACGCTCTTGCTGGATGCGGGCAAGGGCGGGATTGCGGTGCTGATCGCGCGGGCGGCCTTTGGCGCGGATGCCGCACAGGTGGCGGGGCTTGCCGCGTTCTTGGGGCATATCTTTCCGGTCTGGCTGGGGTTCAAGGGCGGTAAAGGGGTTGCGACCTTCCTTGGCACCCTTTTGGCACTGGCTTGGCCGGTCGGGTTGGCGGCCTGTGCAAGCTGGCTGGCGGCGGCGGTTTTGGGGCGGATTTCCTCGCTTGCGGCGCTTGTTGCGGCGGCCTCATCGACAATCTGGATGTTGGTGCTGGGGTATGAGCGGATGATGTTTTTAGGGATCATCCTGACGCTTTTGGTCTATTGGCGGCACGCTGAGAACATCAAACGCATCAAGGCAGGCACCGAGCCAAAAATCGGCAAAAAGGGCTAAACGCCCTTTGCCAAAGCCTCTAGGTAGGCCCTTGTGCAACTGGTGACATGGCGAAAGCGGTCCCCTCCCAGATGGGTGCCGCCGTACCAGCGTGTCACCACGACGATGTGATCTGTCAGCCCCTCTCGTTCCAACATGCGCAAGATCGCGGCGGCGGCTCCCGCCTCGCCGTCATCATTCCGCTGCGGGCCGTCGCAGAGGGATGCGGCCCAGCTGTTATGCGTGGCCTTGGCGAATTTCTTATGCGATTTTAGTGTCTTGAGGAACGCCGCGATGTCCTCTGTGTTGCGCACCGGCCCGCCAGACACAGCATAGCGCGACCCGCGATCCTTTATAACGTTCAATATTTGCAGCATCTCGTGTCAACTCGTGGTGGGGGCAAGTTTGGCAATGCGCGCGACGACAGCCTCAAGGGCGGTTTGTTCATGCGGCATCATCTTGTCATGGCTGCGCGATTGCGCCCGTTCCGCCTGCACGAGGGCGGTTTTGCCAAAGCGGGCAGGGGCGATTTGCGCCAGCGCCAGCAGGGCCTTTTGGAGCCGCATCTGCACCGCAAAGATCGCGGCCCCGTCACGGGCGATCGGGGGGAAAATATCCTCCATCATATCCTCTAGCGTGAGGGCAGGCACCCAGATGTGCGGATAGCTCAGCTCCGGCTCCTGATCCTCGGCCAGAGGGGCGAGCAGGCGGACGGTGCGGCCCAGAATATCAATCGCGGTGCCGGGATCATTGACGGCAGGCGAGAGCGCACGCTCGGCAATCTCGGCCAGAACCGACAGCCCGAAGCGGGGATCTTGTTCAAAGCTGCGGGTCTCTCCGATGGTGAAAGCGTCAATGATCTTGTCGTCATCCTTGGGTCTCTCGCCAAGGATATAGGCAACTGCGATGCCGGGATGCACAAATGCGCCGGGCAGGGCAGTTAGATAAACCTGACAATTCAGGTCCTCGGCACGGTCTTGAAGCCAGTCCATATGCACATATCGAACATAACCGATGTCATTGGGATAAATCGGATAGGCATCGGGCGGGGGCGGGCCGGGGTGGCCATGCCCGCCCAGATAGGGCGCGCGCAAACGGGCAGAAAGGGCGCGTCGGGCGGCGGCCTCTACCTTGTCGATGGAATCGTCCATCTGCCCGAATACCGTCAAATGCGCGATCCACCGCAATATGGCGATCACCACAATCAAGACGACGACAATGGACACCACGAACAGCACTAGCCGGTCGTTATCGGTCAACACGCCACCATTCAGGGCGATAATCCCGATAAGGCTGTAAAGAAAAGACCCCAGAAACGTCGCCAGCACCCGATGCGTGGTGCGGTCTGCCTTGAGCAGGGTAGTCGCGCGGGGGGTCACCGCCGAGGCAGCACCGGCAAAGGCCGATACCATGATGCCAAGTGAAAAGGTCACCACCGCCAGCATCGAACTGGCAAGGATTGTCAAAACCGACTCGACCGCACCCGACCCAAGCGACGCGCCAAGACCCGAGGGCAACAGCGGCCCGATCACAATGGCACCCAGATTGGTGACCACCGCCAAAATGGCGTAAAGCACCGTTACGACCCAGAGCTTTTGAAGCAGCTCCCGAATAAAAAGTCGCCACTTGGATATCATCAGGTCTGCCTTTGTTGGGTTCTGGGCCTTAGTCTGGCGGCTGAAAGGACGCGTGGCAAGGCCGCTTAGCGCAATCCGTTGACCACCTTTTGCACCGTGGCGCGGCGTGCCGAATTGGGCGGGTGGCTGCCAAGGAACTGGTCACCGGGATCGGGCAAACGATCAAAATAGGCGGCACCGCGCAGCGCGTCAAAGCCCGCCCGCTCGGTCAACTCAGCGCCAAGGGCATCTGCCTCCAGCTCGAACCCTTTGGAAAAGCGGCGCGCCCCGACAGAGGCCCCGAACTGCTGCGCCTTCAGGATCGCGGCCTCATCCCCGCCACTGACGGCGATCAACAGCCCGGCGAGCATCGCCCCCTGGCTGGCGCTTTGCTGCTGCTGCGGGATATGGCCCATGATGTGATGCGCGGCCTCATGGCCCATAACAAAGGCAAGCTCGTCAACATTTTCGGCATTGGCGATCAGCGCGAGGTTGAAGGCCAGCACCGGCCTGCCTTGCGTATCCAGTGTTTGAAAGGCATTGGGGCTTTGGCTTGGGCGGTCGTCGATTGCGATCTGAAAATCGCAGTTCTGGTATTGCGTGAGGGCGCGGCAATATTGTTCGGCCACCGGCTCCATCGCGTTCACCGCCATCAGAAAGTTCTGCTTGGCCCGCGCCGAGGGTTCGGTTTGCGCTGTGGTTTGCGGGGGCAGACTGACAGGTTGGCTGGGCACCACACAGCCCGCCAAAAGCGCCAACCCCATAATCGCAACGATCAACCGCATCTTGCACCTCATGCATTTCCAACGCCTGTCTAGCAGAAGTGCGCGCCGCGGAAAAAGCCCTTTCACCAAGCTGTGTGCCGATTACTCCAGCCGGAAAACCTTGTCGCGGCTGGTGGCCCCGCGCACCAGAACCAACCGCGATTTCGCCACCCCAAGCGCTTTTGCCAGCAGTTTGATAACAGCGGCCGTGGCCTTGCCATCCTCGGGGACGGTGGTGACATAGACGCGGATTTGATCGTTATCCGTGGTGATGGTGTTGCGCGCCGCCTTGGGTGTGACACGCACGCTGAACTCGGTACCGACGGGGATAGAAAGAGGGGGCGGTTTGGCCATATCGGGGGCTTTCACTTGGCAAGGTAAGTGTACACTTTACGTGCGCAAGACGCTAGCATAGGGCAGAAGGATGCAGGAGGCCCATGATGCGCAAATTGATTTTGATCTCCACGCTGGCGCTTTTGGCGGGCTGTGGTACCCCGCAAGAACGCTGCATCGCCGGTGCCACCCGTGATTTGCGCATTGTGGACCGTTTGATCGGGGAAACCGATCGCAACCTTGAACGGGGATATGCGCTGGAGGATGTTGTGCGAACCCGCACGCGTTGGGTTATGTGCCGCCCGCCCAAAGCTGCCACCAAGGACAAGGAAGCAGAGCCCGCCAGAATGTGTATGCGCGATTCGAGCTATACCGTGACCCGCCCCAAAGCGATCAACCTTGCCGAGGAGCGTGAAAAACTGGCCGAGTTGGAAAAGAAACGTGCCGAGCTTTTGCGCAGTGCCGCCCGCGAAGTGGCCGGTTGCAAGATTGCCCACCCGGAATAGCGCTTAATGCGCAGGCGCACTGGCCGCATCAATCAGCCCGCGCCCGCCATCCAGCGTCACGATTTGACCGGTCATGAAAGCGGAGGCGTCAGAGGCAAGGTATTGCACCGTCTCCGAAATCTCGTCGGCGGCAGCGATCCGGCCGAGGGGCGTGGCCTTGAGGATCTGTTCGCGGTAATCACTGTTTTCCTTCAGGGCAACTTGCAGGCTATCGCTTAGCACCGATCCGAAAGACACGGCATTGACCCGAATCCGATCCGGCGCCAGCGCTACGGCCAGCGAACGCGTCATCTGCTCTACCGCGGCACAAGAGATGGAATAGCCCAAAAGTTCCGGCTGGGTGCGCCGCGCGGCAATAGAGGAGAAGTTGATGATGGAGCCGATGGCCCCCTCGGTGTTCCCCGCCTTTTCGGCCTGCAAAATCATGCGCTTGGCTGTCAGCTGTGACAGACGCAGGCTGGTCAAAAGGTTTTGCTGCCACATCAGCTCTACGGCATCCTCATCGGGGTTGAGCGCATCCGAAGGCGCCATTTTGCGCGCGGCATTGACCAGAATATCCACGCGGTCAAAGGCATCAATCGTGGCCGAAAGCAGGTTGGCGATGGTCAGTTTTTCGCGCAGATCCCCGCCAAAATAGCGCAGCGCGCCTTCGGCCTTGGCCTCTTCGCAGCACTCACTTTCCAAAAGCGATTCGTTAACGTCGGCGAACATCACATTGGCGCCTTTGGCCAGAAAATGCCGTGCAACGGACAGGCCGATCCCTGCCGCAGATCCGGTGATGATGGCAGTCTTTCCGGTAAGCGAAAACGACATGGGGTCTCTCCTAGCGGTTCGGGCGCGCGGCGCGGGTGATGCGGAAACGCTTGTCGCTTCCGATCTCCTCCACCTGTTGAAACAAGGTGGCAAGCGTTCTGTCATAGGGCAAGTGGCGGTTGGCGACCAGCCATAGCGTGCCATGCGGCGCCAAGAGCCGTGCTGCGGCCTGCAAGAACGCTTGGCCCAACGCAGGATCGGGGTCGCGGCCTGCGTGGAACGGCGGGTTGCAGATCACGGCATCCACACCGCGGTCCAGCTTGAAACGGGTGGCATCCGCCCAATGAAATTGCGCGCGCGGGTCGAGGATGTTGACGCGGGCACAGGCCAGCGCATTGGCCTCTGCCTCAACCAGATGCAGTGTTTTTACGCTGGGCTGCCGCAAGATCTCATGGGCCAAAAAGCCCCAGCCCGCCCCAAGCTCAATGATCTGCGCGGGCAGTTTTTCGGGCAGATGGGCCGCCAGAAGGACCGACCCCGCATCCGGCGCATCGGCGGAAAACACGCCCGGTAGGGTTTGAAACCCGCCCTCGATGGTCTGGGGTTTTGCGGCCCAATCGGCCATATCATCCGCGCCGGGCCGAAAGGAGAACAGCTTGCCATGCGCCTTGGCCACGGTTTCCGACAGGGTAAACCGTTTGCGCAGATCGCGCAGCAGGCTGTCGATGCCATCGGTTTTTTGCCCGTCCACAATGATCATACCGTCGGGTTGCAGCAAGGCCGCTGCCTGCGCCAAAAGGGCATAAGCCTCGGCTTTGGCGCGGGGCACACAGACCAGAGCGGCTGCAAAACGCGCCTCGGCAGGGGGCTCCGCCACTACATTGTAGCCGCGCGCGACCAAGGCGTCATAGTCGGTGCGCATGCCTTGCATCACACAGACCCGCTCCATCGGCAGCATCGACAAATCATCCGTGCCGCGCGGGCGCAGCACCAATATGTCACCCGAATCGGGCAACGCCATCAAATCGTTTCGCAAGGCGAATAAAAGTCGTTCTGAACGCATGAGCAGCCGAACAAAGCGGCCAAAATCCTTTTGATGGGGGAGGTTTTACTCTTTTTCCATGGTGCATTGCAGCGGATGTTGGTGACGACGCGCAAAATCCATCACCTGCGCCACTTTGGTTTCGGCCACTTCAAAGGACAGCACGGCAACAACCGCCAGTCCCTTTTTGTGCACCGTCAGCATGATCTCAAAGGCCTGCGCATGGTTAAGGCCGAAGAATCGCTCCAGAATATGCACAACAAATTCCATTGGCGTGAAATCATCGTTGAGGATCAGCACTTTATACATGGGTGGGCGCTGTGTCTTCGGCTTTGGTTTGGCCATGATGGTCGCGCCGTCATCGGTTCCATCCGGCTTTTCAGACATCTGGAATGGCAAATGAGGCACGATGATAGCTCCGGCTGTTGTGGCAAACTTCTGTATCATGGTCTCAATATAGGGTTTTGCAAGGATGCGCAAAGGGGGTCGCCAGTCTTGGTTGATCTGGGGCAGAATCGGCGTAATTATGGCGCGAAAACAAGGGAATCCCATAAGAAATGCGTAAGATTTTAACCGTTGGCTTTGATGCTGATGATACGCTTTGGCAAAATGAGGCGTTCTTCCGGCTGACGCAGGCGCATTTTGTCGATCTTCTGTCCGATTATGCGACTTCGGGTCACCTCCATGATCGTCTTTTGGCGGCAGAGCGGCGCAATCTGGGACAGTACGGCTTTGGCATCAAGGGGTTTGTGCTGTCGATGATCGAAACCGCGATCGAGGTGACGCAGGGCCGTGTTGCTGCCACCGTCATTGCCGAGATCATGGCCGCAGGCCGCGAGATGCTTGACCACCCGATAGAGCTGCTTCCCCATGCGCAGGATGCCGTGGTGGCTGCGGCCCGCGATCATCAGGTCTTGTTGATAACAAAGGGTGATTTGCTGGACCAAGAGCGGAAACTTGCCCAGTCCGGCCTTGGGGATTTGTTTCATGGTGTTGAGATCGTTTCCGACAAAACACCCGAGGCTTACACCAAGATTTTTGCGCGTCACGGAGGCGTTGCCGAACGGGCGCTGATGGTTGGCAACTCCTTGAAATCCGATGTTATCCCGGTGATTTCTGTGGGCGGACACGGTGTCCATATCCCGCATGGAGAGCCTTGGGCACTGGAATATGCAGAGCCGCCAGAGGCCAGTCATCCCCGCTACCATGCCTTGCCAGATCTGGGCGGATTATCGGCATTATTGGGTGCGTTGCATAACGGCAATACGCTATAGCTAGGGGTATCATTTTGATATACCGCTAGATGTGGCGGGTTGTCGCCAAATGTTAACAAGGCATTAAAAGCCTTTGAAATGATAGTTAAAATTGGGGTTTTCTGATTGCCCATTTCCATGCTACCTTCTGCCAAGCAGTAAAAGCCCCACAAAAAAACCGGGGCACAATGAGGCAGGAATAAGGGACCAGCGACGTGGCATCGCTTCAAGGGCTTTTCGCCCGAATCTTTCTATTGATCGCATTTGCGACCTTCATTTCAGTTATGTCTGTCCGTTCAGGTCAGGCGGCACCCTATGCGGCGGTGGTAATTGACGCGCGCAGTGGTGAAATGCTGTATGATCAGAACGCCGATGCGCGATTGCATCCGGCCTCTTTGACCAAAATGCTTACACTTTATATCGCTTTTGATGCCGTGCGTCGGGGTGAGGTGTCCTTGGATACCCAGATCACCGTGTCCAAGAACGCGGCGTCCAAACCGCCCTCCAAGCTAGGGCTGCGGGCGGGTCAGCGAATCGCATTGCGCTATTTGATACGGGCGGCTGCGGTGAAATCTGCCAATGATGCCGCCTCGGCGATCGGGGACCATTTGGGCGGGTCCGAGGCCGGTTTTGCTGCGCGGATGAACCGGACGGCCAAGGCGTTGGGGATGCGCAATTCAACCTTCAAGAACGCCAACGGGCTTACGGCCTCGGGGCATCTGTCCACTGCCCGTGATATGACGTTGCTGGGCCGCCGTCTGTTCTATGACTTCCCAGAGTATTACAACATCTTCTCGCGGTTGCAGACCGATGCGGGCATGACAACGGTGCGCAACACAAATCGCAGATTCCTGAACGATTACAAAGGCGCGGACGGAATCAAGACCGGCTACACCTCGGCTGCGGGTTTCAACCTGACAGCCTCGGCCGAACGTGGCAACAAGCGGATCATCGCAACCATTTTTGGCGGCAAATCCACGGCAGACCGTAACGCCAAAATGGCAAAGCTGTTGGATCTGGGCTTTGGCGACGCCAAAAATAATGTCGCCGTGCGCAAACCTGCGCCGGCCAATTTGGATGCTGCTATCGCGGCGGCTGAAACGCAGGGTAACGGCGACGGGCGCAGCGCAGGTAAGACCATTCGGCTTGTGACTGTGCTGAAAACCTCTCCTCGGCCGCGGTCGCGTCCGGTAAGCGAAGAGCGTGTAGCCGCCACCGCCGAGGCTGTTTTGGCGATGCAGGAGGATATTGCAGGCTTGTTGGCAGAGGTGGCAGCCCCGTTGCCGCAGCCCGTGCCCGCAGCCGCGATTGAGGCGGCTATCGCAATGGCCCGCCCCGAACCGCGCCCCGATACGATTGCCGCACCAAGCGAGGATGTCGAGGTCGCGCTTGGTGCGTCCCCCGCACCGACTGCCATTACCGAGACGTCAATGGCACTGGTCAATCCTGCTGCTGTCATCGAGTCAACGCCGCGCAAACGGCCTGCCAGATTGTTGGTCGCCAGTGCGGAGCCTGCAAAAACGGCCCCCCAAGCGCCACCGGTGGTGGTCACGCGGGTCTCGACCTCGGGCGGGCGTCATTGGGGCGTGAACCTTGGCCGGTTCCCTTCTCGGTCAAGCGCGGAGCGTGTGCTGATGAAAACGGCCCTTTCCGAATCGGTGTCCTTGCGTGACGGCTTGCGTAAGGTGATTGAACGGCGCGGCGGCTATGATGCGAACTTCATGGGGCTCAGCCGTGATCAGGCTGATCTTGCGTGTCGTCGCCTGCAGGCCCGCGCCGTGCAGTGCTTTACCATTGGGCCTTGAGGCCCCATCCCACTGAAGGAAACCGCCATGCCCCGTCCCGTCTTTGTCATTCCGGCCCCTGAGCAAGCCAGCGTTGCAGTTTCTGGCGGGACCGCCCGTTTTCCGGTTCGGCGGATCTTTTGTGTCGGCCGCAACTACGGCGAGCATGCGCGCGAAATGGGCCATGATCCGGATGTAGAGCCACCTTTCTTTTTCACCAAACCCGCTGATGCCGTTGTGGATGATGGCGCAGAGGTTGTGTTTCCACCCCAGACCGAAGATCTGCACCATGAGGCAGAGCTGGTCGTCGCCATCGGCACGGGCGGGGCGAATATCACGACCGAAGATGCGCTTTCGCATGTCTGGGGCTATGCGGCGGGCAACGACCTGACGCGCCGCGATATGCAGGCGGCGGCCAAGGCGGCGCGGCGCCCTTGGGATATGTCCAAAGGGTTTGACCATTCGGCGGTGATCGGCGCGCTGCACCGTGCGGTTGACGGGGCGGTACCACAGGGCCGCATCCGGTGCTTGGTAGATGGTGACTTGCGTCAGGATGCCGATCTGGCTGAAATGATCTGGCCCGTTGAAGGGGTCATCGCGTATCTGTCGGCTTTGGTCGCCCTTGCGCCGGGGGATCTGATCATGACCGGTACCCCCGCAGGGGTTGGCCCGATCAAGCCCGGCCAGCTTTGCACGGTCGAAATCGACGGGCTGTCCCCCGCCAGCGTAAAGCTCGGCTAGGCACGGCCGGAGGTGGCGGAAAGCGCCAGCGGCTCTACCCCCAGATGACGCAAGGATTCGGCCCATTTGGTCGCATCGTTTTCCGAAAAGACCAAGCCCTCGGCGGCGTCGGATGTCAGCCAGTCATTGCGCAGAATCTCTGCCTCTAGCTGGTCTGGCCCCCAACCGGCATAGCCAAGCGCCAAAAGCGCGTCATTGGGTCCTTCGCCCCGGCCAAGTGCGCGCAAAACATCCTGGGTCGCGGTCATGCCAAAGCGGCCGGAAATATCCATCGTGCCGTCGGTCGTGTGATATTCCGGCGAATGCAGCACAAAACCGCGCCCACGTTCAACCGGCCCGCCGAAATGCACCGAGATGCCGCGCCCCTCGGACATATGCGGGATGCCCAATTGTTCCAGCAGATCGGGGAATGTCAGATCGGTCACGGGCTTGTTGATGATCAATCCCATTGACCCCTCACGCGAATGCGCACAGATCAAGATTACCGTACCTTCAAAGCGCGGGTCCTCCATGCCGGGCATGGCGATTAGCAGTTTTCCGGTCAGATCCATTGTTTCAGTTTTTTCCATGAGTTGAACATGGGGCCGGTGGCGCGAATCCTCAAGCCCTTTTGCGTGGGAGGACGGCGATTGCGCCGATATGGGGCGCAAGCTAACGTCTAAGTGATTGTAAACTGTTGCGCGAAATGGGTAACTAAGGGTTATGAATATGAAACATAGCTTTCTTGCCCTTGGCTTTGCCGCCCTATTGGCCCCAGCCGTACAGGCGCAGCCGCAGATTTTGACCGCCGGCCTGCGCACTGGTTGGCAGATGGAAAACGGCAACCAGATGGTCGCCTTTCAAATGACGCTGCTGGAGGGGTGGAAAACCTATTGGCGCGCGCCGGGCGATGCGGGGATTCCACCGCAGTTTGACTGGTCGGGATCGCAGAACGTGAAATCGGTGCGCTTTCACTGGCCGCGCCCCTCGGTGCTTGCCGTGGGGGGGATGCAGACCTTTGGCTACAACCGGGAGCTGGTCTTGCCGGTAGAGGTGGTACCGCAAGACCCGAGCCTGCCGGTTGCGCTGAAGGCCTCGGTCGATCTGGGCGTGTGTTCGGATATCTGCGTGCCTGCGACCTTTAACGTGGCGGGCCTGTTGCCCCAACCCGGTGTGCCGGATGAAGTAATAACCCGTGCCCTGCACAAACGGCCCTCCACCGCGAAAGAGGCGGGGGTGCGCCATGCCACCTGTGCCATCACCCCGCAAAAGGATGGGCTACGGCTGGCGGTTTCATTGGACATGCCCTCAGCGGGCGGGGATGAGGTGGTTGTGGTGGAGCCGGGGCAGGCGGGTGTCTGGGTCTCTCCGGCCGATGTGACGCGCAAGGGGCAGAAGCTGCAGGCCGAGGTCGATCTGGTCGGCCCCTCGGGTGGCGTGTTCACGCTGCAACGGGATGCGATTGTGCTGACGGTTCTGGGCAAACACCGTGCGGTGGAAATTCAGGGCTGTGCC from Pseudorhodobacter turbinis includes the following:
- a CDS encoding serine hydrolase; this translates as MASLQGLFARIFLLIAFATFISVMSVRSGQAAPYAAVVIDARSGEMLYDQNADARLHPASLTKMLTLYIAFDAVRRGEVSLDTQITVSKNAASKPPSKLGLRAGQRIALRYLIRAAAVKSANDAASAIGDHLGGSEAGFAARMNRTAKALGMRNSTFKNANGLTASGHLSTARDMTLLGRRLFYDFPEYYNIFSRLQTDAGMTTVRNTNRRFLNDYKGADGIKTGYTSAAGFNLTASAERGNKRIIATIFGGKSTADRNAKMAKLLDLGFGDAKNNVAVRKPAPANLDAAIAAAETQGNGDGRSAGKTIRLVTVLKTSPRPRSRPVSEERVAATAEAVLAMQEDIAGLLAEVAAPLPQPVPAAAIEAAIAMARPEPRPDTIAAPSEDVEVALGASPAPTAITETSMALVNPAAVIESTPRKRPARLLVASAEPAKTAPQAPPVVVTRVSTSGGRHWGVNLGRFPSRSSAERVLMKTALSESVSLRDGLRKVIERRGGYDANFMGLSRDQADLACRRLQARAVQCFTIGP
- a CDS encoding fumarylacetoacetate hydrolase family protein, which produces MPRPVFVIPAPEQASVAVSGGTARFPVRRIFCVGRNYGEHAREMGHDPDVEPPFFFTKPADAVVDDGAEVVFPPQTEDLHHEAELVVAIGTGGANITTEDALSHVWGYAAGNDLTRRDMQAAAKAARRPWDMSKGFDHSAVIGALHRAVDGAVPQGRIRCLVDGDLRQDADLAEMIWPVEGVIAYLSALVALAPGDLIMTGTPAGVGPIKPGQLCTVEIDGLSPASVKLG
- a CDS encoding YqgE/AlgH family protein is translated as MDLTGKLLIAMPGMEDPRFEGTVILICAHSREGSMGLIINKPVTDLTFPDLLEQLGIPHMSEGRGISVHFGGPVERGRGFVLHSPEYHTTDGTMDISGRFGMTATQDVLRALGRGEGPNDALLALGYAGWGPDQLEAEILRNDWLTSDAAEGLVFSENDATKWAESLRHLGVEPLALSATSGRA
- a CDS encoding protein-disulfide reductase DsbD domain-containing protein; its protein translation is MKHSFLALGFAALLAPAVQAQPQILTAGLRTGWQMENGNQMVAFQMTLLEGWKTYWRAPGDAGIPPQFDWSGSQNVKSVRFHWPRPSVLAVGGMQTFGYNRELVLPVEVVPQDPSLPVALKASVDLGVCSDICVPATFNVAGLLPQPGVPDEVITRALHKRPSTAKEAGVRHATCAITPQKDGLRLAVSLDMPSAGGDEVVVVEPGQAGVWVSPADVTRKGQKLQAEVDLVGPSGGVFTLQRDAIVLTVLGKHRAVEIQGCAAP